The following proteins are co-located in the Gloeocapsa sp. PCC 7428 genome:
- the argF gene encoding ornithine carbamoyltransferase: MAAFTGRDLLSLADLDADEVKQLLQLAAELKAGKQLHCNKVLGLLFYKASTRTRVSFSVAMYQLGGQVIDLNPDVTQVSRGEPVEDTARVLDRYLDILAIRTFEQQQLETFARYAKIPVINALSDLEHPCQILADLLTVQECFGNLEELTLTYVGDGNNVAHSLMLGCALVGMNVRVATPAEFAPDAKVVAQAQAIAQNKTEVTVTQDPEAAAKGAAVLYTDVWASMGQESQATSRIPVFQPYQINEQLLSLADAEAIVLHCLPAHRGEEITDGVIEGSQSRVWDQAENRLHAQKALLASLLGVE, translated from the coding sequence ATGGCAGCATTCACAGGACGCGATTTATTAAGCTTGGCTGACTTAGATGCAGATGAAGTGAAACAGTTGTTGCAACTTGCAGCAGAATTAAAAGCGGGAAAGCAACTGCACTGTAATAAAGTCCTAGGATTGCTGTTTTACAAAGCTTCGACGCGCACGCGGGTGAGTTTTTCTGTCGCGATGTATCAACTCGGCGGACAAGTGATTGATTTGAATCCGGATGTCACTCAAGTCAGTCGCGGCGAACCTGTAGAAGATACCGCGCGGGTTTTAGATCGGTATTTGGATATTTTGGCAATTCGCACGTTTGAACAGCAGCAACTTGAAACTTTTGCGCGCTACGCCAAAATTCCGGTAATTAATGCGTTGAGTGACTTAGAGCATCCCTGTCAAATATTAGCCGATTTATTAACCGTTCAAGAGTGTTTTGGTAATTTAGAGGAATTGACGTTGACGTATGTCGGTGATGGTAATAACGTAGCGCACTCGTTGATGTTAGGTTGTGCGTTGGTGGGAATGAATGTCCGCGTTGCAACACCTGCGGAATTTGCACCAGATGCGAAAGTTGTCGCGCAAGCGCAAGCGATCGCCCAAAACAAAACCGAAGTCACTGTCACCCAAGATCCTGAAGCTGCGGCAAAAGGGGCGGCGGTGTTATACACTGATGTGTGGGCAAGTATGGGGCAAGAATCGCAAGCAACTTCAAGAATTCCTGTCTTTCAGCCGTATCAGATTAACGAACAATTATTAAGTCTTGCTGATGCTGAAGCGATCGTTTTGCACTGCTTACCAGCGCATCGCGGTGAAGAAATTACCGATGGTGTCATCGAAGGTTCTCAATCTCGCGTGTGGGATCAAGCAGAAAATCGACTTCATGCACAAAAGGCTTTGTTAGCAAGTTTGTTGGGCGTAGAGTGA
- a CDS encoding histidine phosphatase family protein yields MNKQSKAVELFLALGLVATTMNACNTNTPSSPQANEAQTPNSTVATSATGGEGGEGGEGYQQSTFQDKLSGAELLNALRDGGYVIYFRHAQTEKDYADQVSAKMGDCSTQRMLSETGWQQAKTIGKAFQALKIPVGQVYSSEYCRAWQTADIAFNRYQKDARLNFAPAEDYTEAQIRQMREAVTPLLTAVPANGTNTVIVGHDDVFDAATGIYPEPQGVAYILRPNGSSFEIVANMLPEEWAKLSN; encoded by the coding sequence ATGAACAAGCAATCCAAGGCGGTAGAGCTATTTTTAGCTCTTGGACTTGTTGCGACGACAATGAATGCCTGTAACACGAATACTCCTAGTAGTCCACAAGCAAACGAAGCGCAAACACCCAATTCCACAGTAGCAACTTCGGCAACAGGTGGCGAAGGCGGTGAAGGCGGCGAGGGCTATCAACAATCAACTTTTCAAGATAAACTCAGTGGCGCAGAGTTGCTCAATGCGCTGCGTGATGGTGGTTACGTCATCTACTTCCGGCACGCTCAAACTGAAAAAGATTATGCTGACCAAGTGAGCGCCAAAATGGGAGATTGTTCAACACAGCGAATGCTTAGTGAGACAGGATGGCAACAAGCCAAAACGATTGGCAAAGCTTTTCAAGCGTTAAAGATTCCAGTAGGTCAAGTTTACTCTAGTGAATATTGCCGCGCTTGGCAAACAGCCGATATCGCATTTAATCGCTACCAGAAAGATGCGCGATTGAACTTTGCACCAGCAGAAGACTATACCGAAGCACAAATCCGCCAGATGCGAGAAGCTGTAACGCCATTATTAACGGCTGTCCCTGCAAATGGTACTAATACAGTCATTGTCGGTCACGACGATGTTTTTGATGCCGCAACAGGAATTTATCCCGAACCGCAAGGCGTTGCTTATATCCTCAGACCAAACGGTAGTAGTTTCGAGATTGTAGCAAATATGCTTCCTGAAGAATGGGCAAAATTGTCAAATTAA
- the lexA gene encoding transcriptional repressor LexA, with product MEPLTEAQQELYDWLTEYIRQHQHSPSIRQMMQAMNLKSPAPIQSRLEHLRFKGYIEWTEGKARTIRILNRAQQSVPVLGAIAAGGLLEPFTDTVEQLDFSNLFLPPHTYALRVVGDSMIEDLITEGDLVIMRPVSEPEKLRNGTIVAARVDGYGTTLKRFYRRGDRVTLKPANAKYRPIEVAATQVQVQGLLVGVWRDYN from the coding sequence ATGGAACCTCTCACCGAAGCTCAACAAGAATTATATGACTGGTTAACCGAGTATATTCGCCAACACCAGCATTCGCCCTCGATTCGCCAGATGATGCAGGCGATGAATTTGAAATCACCCGCGCCGATTCAAAGCCGTTTAGAACATTTACGCTTTAAAGGCTATATTGAATGGACAGAAGGTAAAGCCCGCACAATTCGGATACTCAACCGCGCACAACAAAGTGTCCCTGTTTTGGGTGCGATCGCCGCAGGTGGTTTACTTGAACCTTTCACGGATACTGTCGAACAATTAGATTTTTCTAACTTATTTTTACCGCCGCATACGTATGCTTTGCGCGTAGTTGGTGACAGTATGATTGAAGATCTCATTACCGAGGGTGACTTGGTGATTATGCGCCCAGTATCCGAACCAGAAAAACTGCGCAATGGCACAATTGTCGCGGCGCGAGTAGACGGATATGGTACAACTTTAAAACGATTTTACCGGCGCGGCGATCGCGTCACGCTTAAACCCGCAAATGCTAAATATAGACCGATTGAGGTGGCGGCGACACAGGTACAAGTACAAGGTCTTCTTGTTGGCGTTTGGCGCGATTATAACTAA
- a CDS encoding DNA phosphorothioation system restriction enzyme has product MYLQQSPDKTYAKRYSDFLRDRNRLRLVVAAENKSDYQVNQIPRGCPLIPATIHLRPYQHQAVASWFANNGRGTLKMATGSGKTITALSIAAELYQKIDLQVLLVVCPYQHLVTQWAKECEKFNLQPVLAFENLRSWHSILSTQLYNVRSGNQRFLTVITTNSTLISDSFQSQLRYFPEKTLIVGDEAHNLGAPRLEECLPRNIGLRLALSATPERYFDDVGTQSLFDYFGSVLQPEFTLKDAIAQGALVHYLYYPILVELTEAESLAYAKLTKKIGRALLWQQRDNVAIENLDYEDLTPLLMQRARLIGAAENKLNALRDLMRSRCETTHTLFYCSDGTQENRRSRSANDQLEAVARILGLELGYRVSTYTAQTPLSEREKLRHQFETGELQGLVAIRCLDEGVDIPAIQTAVILASSGNPRQFIQRRGRVLRPHPGKERATIFDMIVLPPELDRETLEVERNLLRKELRRFVEFADLADNAGEARMKLLDLQKRYGLLDF; this is encoded by the coding sequence ATGTATTTACAACAATCTCCTGATAAAACCTATGCGAAGCGATATTCCGACTTTCTGCGCGACCGCAACCGACTGCGATTAGTCGTCGCCGCAGAAAACAAAAGCGACTATCAAGTTAATCAGATACCGCGTGGGTGTCCGCTTATACCAGCAACAATTCACCTACGTCCGTATCAGCATCAAGCTGTCGCCAGTTGGTTTGCGAATAATGGTAGAGGGACGTTGAAAATGGCAACGGGTAGCGGTAAGACAATTACAGCGCTGTCTATCGCTGCTGAACTTTATCAAAAAATTGATTTGCAAGTTTTGCTTGTTGTCTGTCCGTATCAGCATTTGGTGACACAATGGGCAAAAGAATGCGAGAAGTTTAATCTACAGCCAGTGTTAGCTTTTGAAAACTTGCGTAGCTGGCATTCCATACTATCAACGCAGCTATATAACGTGCGTTCTGGTAATCAACGGTTTTTGACTGTGATTACAACAAATTCGACGCTCATCAGTGATAGTTTTCAATCGCAATTGCGATATTTTCCTGAGAAAACATTAATTGTGGGAGACGAAGCGCATAACTTAGGCGCACCAAGATTAGAAGAATGTTTACCGCGCAACATCGGGTTACGCTTGGCGCTTTCTGCAACACCGGAAAGGTATTTTGATGATGTGGGAACGCAGTCTTTATTTGATTATTTTGGTTCAGTTTTACAACCAGAGTTTACTTTAAAAGATGCGATCGCCCAAGGTGCTTTGGTACATTATCTTTACTATCCGATTTTGGTAGAACTAACCGAAGCAGAAAGTCTAGCTTACGCGAAGTTAACCAAAAAAATTGGACGCGCATTATTATGGCAACAACGCGACAACGTTGCGATAGAGAATTTAGATTATGAAGACTTAACGCCATTACTGATGCAACGCGCAAGGTTAATTGGTGCGGCGGAAAATAAGTTAAACGCTTTGCGCGATTTGATGAGGAGTCGGTGCGAAACGACGCATACGCTATTTTATTGCAGCGATGGTACGCAAGAAAATCGGCGATCGCGATCGGCAAACGATCAACTTGAAGCTGTCGCGAGAATCTTAGGCTTAGAACTTGGTTATCGAGTCAGTACCTACACCGCCCAAACACCACTATCAGAACGCGAAAAGTTACGTCATCAGTTTGAAACTGGGGAGTTGCAAGGTTTAGTGGCAATTCGCTGTTTAGATGAAGGAGTGGATATTCCAGCAATTCAAACGGCGGTGATTTTGGCAAGTTCGGGAAATCCTCGACAATTTATTCAGCGTCGAGGGCGAGTTTTGCGCCCGCATCCAGGCAAAGAACGTGCCACAATTTTTGACATGATTGTTTTACCGCCAGAGTTGGACCGCGAAACTTTAGAAGTTGAACGCAATCTCTTACGCAAAGAGTTACGGCGGTTTGTCGAGTTTGCCGATTTGGCGGATAATGCAGGGGAAGCCAGGATGAAATTGTTAGACTTGCAAAAAAGATACGGTTTGTTGGATTTTTAG
- the dxr gene encoding 1-deoxy-D-xylulose-5-phosphate reductoisomerase produces MKAITLLGSTGSIGTQTLDIVAQYPDQFRIVGLAAGRNVEMLAVQIRQFRPSIVAICVEDKLPELKEAIADLDPQPILLAGEAGIVEVARYGDAETVVTGIVGCAGLLPTIAAIEAGKDIALANKETLIAGGPVVLPLIEKYDVKLLPADSEHSAIFQCLQGVPDKGLRRILLTASGGAFRDLPVEKLAQVKVADALKHPNWSMGKKITIDSATLMNKGLEVIEAHFLFGLDYDRIDIVIHPQSIIHSLIELQDTSVLAQLGWADMRLPLLYALSYPERIYTNWESLDLVKAGNLTFKAPDHQKYPCMQLAYAAGKAGGSMPAVLNAANEQAVALFLEEKIRFLDIPRCIERVCDRHTADNCTNPSLEDIVNADRWARQEAIAVCEALDSRMVSQLQ; encoded by the coding sequence GTGAAAGCGATTACTCTTCTTGGCTCCACTGGCTCTATCGGTACGCAAACCCTCGATATTGTGGCGCAGTATCCCGATCAATTTCGGATTGTCGGTTTGGCGGCTGGGCGTAATGTAGAAATGCTTGCGGTTCAGATTCGACAGTTTCGACCAAGTATCGTTGCAATTTGTGTGGAAGACAAACTTCCCGAACTCAAAGAAGCGATCGCCGATCTCGATCCACAACCAATTTTGCTGGCTGGTGAAGCTGGAATCGTCGAAGTGGCGCGTTATGGCGATGCGGAAACGGTTGTTACAGGAATTGTCGGTTGTGCTGGGTTATTACCAACAATTGCAGCGATTGAAGCGGGTAAAGATATCGCTTTAGCTAACAAAGAAACGCTGATTGCTGGTGGTCCGGTTGTGTTGCCGTTAATCGAGAAATACGATGTAAAATTATTACCAGCAGACTCCGAACATTCCGCAATTTTTCAATGTCTCCAAGGTGTACCTGATAAAGGATTGCGGCGGATTTTACTGACAGCCTCTGGTGGCGCTTTTCGCGATCTTCCTGTCGAAAAGTTAGCGCAAGTTAAAGTTGCAGATGCCTTAAAACATCCTAACTGGTCAATGGGTAAAAAAATTACGATTGACTCGGCGACGTTGATGAATAAGGGCTTGGAAGTTATTGAGGCGCATTTTCTCTTTGGGCTTGACTACGATCGCATCGATATTGTCATCCATCCGCAAAGTATTATTCACTCGTTGATTGAATTGCAAGATACTTCAGTGTTAGCGCAGTTGGGTTGGGCGGATATGCGTTTACCGTTGTTGTATGCATTATCGTATCCTGAACGCATTTATACAAACTGGGAATCTCTCGACTTAGTAAAAGCAGGGAATTTGACGTTTAAAGCCCCCGATCACCAGAAATATCCTTGTATGCAACTTGCTTACGCCGCAGGTAAAGCTGGCGGATCAATGCCAGCCGTATTGAACGCAGCTAACGAACAAGCGGTAGCATTATTTTTAGAAGAGAAGATTCGCTTTTTAGATATTCCTCGGTGTATTGAACGTGTATGCGATCGCCATACCGCAGATAATTGTACAAATCCATCGCTAGAGGACATTGTGAACGCGGATCGTTGGGCAAGACAAGAAGCGATCGCTGTTTGTGAAGCGTTGGATAGTAGGATGGTTAGTCAGCTTCAATAG
- a CDS encoding tetratricopeptide repeat protein produces MNRLRTSIAILGIVYVLVNAPTVVEAETTQPTIETNIQNYYNQGVKQYSDGDIQGAIASFTEVIRLDPGNAAAYENRGNARDDLGDHQGAIADYNQAININPNNATTYYNRGIAYDRLGNNEAAIADYNRAIAFNPKFASAYNSRGILRFALGDELNAMADFNQAIQLEPNRPGFYYNRGNARRRRGDNRGAILDYTQVLQLNPKDADAYFNRGIARYNEGEHQSAIADFNQALQINPNYAEAYYNRALCYSAIGNNQQALQDFQQAANLYEQQQKPEYYQDAQERIRELQ; encoded by the coding sequence ATGAACCGCCTGAGAACTAGCATTGCGATTTTAGGAATTGTCTATGTTTTGGTGAATGCGCCGACCGTGGTTGAAGCAGAAACAACACAACCGACGATCGAAACAAATATCCAAAACTATTACAACCAAGGTGTTAAACAGTACAGTGATGGTGATATTCAAGGTGCGATCGCGAGTTTTACCGAAGTGATTCGTCTCGATCCTGGTAACGCAGCAGCTTACGAAAATCGTGGTAACGCCCGCGACGACTTGGGAGATCATCAAGGTGCGATCGCTGATTACAATCAAGCAATCAACATCAATCCTAACAATGCGACAACTTACTACAATCGGGGAATTGCTTACGACAGGTTAGGAAACAACGAAGCGGCGATCGCTGATTACAATCGCGCGATCGCATTCAATCCTAAGTTTGCTTCAGCTTACAACAGTCGGGGAATTCTGCGGTTTGCGCTGGGTGACGAACTCAACGCGATGGCTGATTTTAACCAAGCAATTCAACTCGAACCAAATCGACCTGGATTTTATTACAATCGCGGTAATGCGCGGCGACGTCGCGGTGATAATCGCGGCGCAATCCTCGACTACACTCAAGTCTTACAGTTAAATCCCAAAGACGCTGATGCGTATTTTAATCGCGGTATTGCGCGGTATAACGAGGGAGAACACCAAAGTGCGATCGCAGACTTCAACCAAGCCCTACAAATCAACCCTAATTACGCAGAAGCATACTACAATCGCGCACTTTGCTACAGTGCAATAGGTAACAATCAGCAAGCATTGCAAGACTTCCAACAAGCGGCAAACCTCTATGAGCAACAACAAAAACCAGAGTATTATCAAGATGCTCAAGAACGCATTAGAGAATTGCAATAA
- a CDS encoding deoxyguanosinetriphosphate triphosphohydrolase, whose product MSAMQWQKLLSRSRLSGNLNIVDPGRTAFEKDFDKIIFSSYFRRLKDKTQVFSLVDNDYIRSRLSHSLEASCVGRTLGTLVGQEIVKRHAKELQDYTARDFGDIVAAACLSHDIGNPPFGHAGEDAIQEWFKSPNAAAVLSLLTPEQQADFKYFEGNAQGFRILTKLDKPQHRQGLQFTCATLATFTKYPREAGLTSNSFNKYNSNSNKKSTKKHGFFQEEKELFTQIADEVGLIRRKENVAWWCRHPLVFLVEAADDICYHIVDLEDGFSMGYIDYAEAKMWLSDILVGENIEDLDDKKEHIKYLRAKAIHKLIIEVKQVFLDYEEQILSGTFDSPLTSQIESGFKLEEIIELTRRNVYEACEVVEVKVAGYQVLGGLLEEFISAVTNNNLSKSYLTKKLLPNFNDTDEELYTKILNVTDYISGMTDSYAVSLFKKIKGISLPRGGR is encoded by the coding sequence ATGTCAGCGATGCAATGGCAAAAACTGCTGTCCCGTAGTCGGTTATCAGGCAATTTGAATATTGTAGATCCTGGGCGGACAGCTTTTGAAAAGGACTTTGACAAAATTATTTTCTCTTCTTATTTTAGAAGATTAAAAGACAAAACACAAGTTTTTTCTTTAGTAGATAATGACTATATTCGCAGTCGCTTAAGTCATAGTTTAGAAGCTTCTTGTGTAGGGAGAACTTTAGGAACGCTTGTCGGCCAAGAAATTGTTAAACGCCACGCCAAAGAATTACAAGATTATACGGCTCGCGATTTTGGTGATATTGTCGCGGCAGCTTGTTTGTCGCATGATATCGGTAATCCACCTTTCGGTCATGCGGGAGAAGATGCAATTCAAGAATGGTTTAAATCTCCCAATGCAGCCGCAGTCTTATCATTATTAACTCCTGAACAACAAGCGGACTTTAAATATTTTGAAGGTAACGCTCAAGGCTTTAGAATTCTGACAAAACTTGATAAACCACAACATCGGCAAGGCTTACAGTTTACTTGCGCAACTTTAGCAACATTTACTAAATATCCTAGAGAAGCAGGTCTTACTAGTAATTCATTTAATAAATACAATAGTAATTCTAATAAGAAGAGTACTAAAAAACATGGCTTTTTTCAAGAAGAAAAAGAGCTATTTACGCAAATAGCAGACGAAGTAGGATTGATTCGGCGCAAAGAGAATGTTGCTTGGTGGTGCAGACATCCTTTAGTTTTTCTCGTTGAAGCTGCTGATGACATTTGCTACCATATCGTAGATTTAGAAGATGGCTTTTCGATGGGGTATATCGACTATGCAGAAGCTAAAATGTGGTTGAGTGATATTTTAGTAGGAGAAAACATAGAGGATTTAGATGATAAAAAGGAACATATTAAGTATCTACGAGCAAAAGCAATTCATAAATTAATTATTGAAGTTAAACAAGTTTTTCTCGACTATGAAGAACAAATACTATCAGGAACCTTTGATAGTCCATTAACTTCGCAAATTGAGTCGGGATTCAAATTAGAAGAAATTATAGAACTAACTCGTAGAAATGTCTATGAAGCCTGTGAAGTTGTCGAAGTAAAAGTTGCTGGATATCAAGTTCTTGGAGGCTTATTAGAAGAGTTTATTAGCGCTGTCACTAACAATAACTTATCAAAAAGCTATTTGACGAAAAAACTGTTACCTAATTTTAATGATACTGATGAAGAACTTTATACCAAAATTTTAAACGTCACCGATTATATTTCAGGAATGACCGATTCTTATGCAGTTTCCCTATTTAAGAAAATTAAAGGAATCTCGTTACCGCGTGGTGGAAGGTAG
- a CDS encoding ABC transporter ATP-binding protein, producing the protein MPTQLRLQQVSLSAAIGSQSLLQDISFDVTKGDRIAIVGSSGAGKTSLLRLLNRLSEPTAGMIWFENQDYRQIPVLQLRQQIVLVMQESKLLGMTVQEAIAYPLVLRKLPKSQIQQRVSQCIEVLHIPAEWLDRNELQLSVGQRQLVAIARALVIQPRVLLFDEPTSALDAGRASHLVQVLTDLATTHQTTILMVNHQLEIAELFCTRVLHLQQGKLIQDQPNTRVDWANLRRTLIQAEAETAAEWS; encoded by the coding sequence GTGCCAACACAACTGCGCTTACAGCAGGTGAGTTTATCGGCTGCGATTGGTTCACAGTCTTTACTGCAAGATATTTCTTTTGATGTTACAAAGGGCGATCGCATTGCGATTGTTGGTTCATCTGGTGCAGGGAAAACATCGCTATTGCGACTATTGAATCGCTTAAGCGAACCAACGGCGGGTATGATTTGGTTTGAAAATCAAGACTATCGCCAAATTCCTGTGTTGCAACTACGTCAACAAATCGTACTCGTAATGCAAGAGTCGAAGTTATTGGGAATGACAGTACAAGAGGCGATCGCTTATCCCCTCGTGTTGCGCAAATTGCCAAAATCACAAATTCAACAACGCGTTTCGCAATGTATTGAAGTCTTGCATATTCCCGCAGAGTGGTTAGATCGTAACGAGTTACAACTTTCGGTAGGACAAAGACAGTTAGTTGCGATCGCGCGGGCTTTAGTGATTCAACCAAGAGTTTTATTGTTCGATGAACCCACATCGGCGTTAGATGCAGGTAGAGCATCACACCTAGTACAAGTTTTAACCGATTTAGCCACAACGCATCAAACAACAATTTTGATGGTAAATCATCAATTAGAGATTGCAGAGTTATTTTGTACGCGAGTTTTGCACTTACAGCAAGGTAAGTTAATTCAGGATCAACCTAATACTAGAGTCGATTGGGCAAACTTACGCCGAACTTTGATTCAAGCTGAAGCAGAAACTGCTGCTGAATGGAGCTAA
- a CDS encoding DUF362 domain-containing protein, translating into MNSQPIVSLIQAQSYERSLLRTAIENLLQPWGGLRAFIKPGDRVLLKPNLLTGSRPDKECTTRAEVVYTVAQMVMDLGGKPFLGDSPAFGSAKGVAIANGYQPLISELNLPIVDFHGQRYQTVSEEFNHLLLCKEAIEADVVINLPKVKSHSQLTLTLGVKNLFGCVPGKMKAWWHMEAGKDLNRFAQMLVETARTINPDLTIIDGIIGHEGNGPSGGEPRQLGVLGAATNVFALDRAIVDILQVPPQSVPTIAAQARLGLCADISEIHFPLLHTTALQVDDWKLPDALVPIDFGMPRIIQSTFKHLYIRWIQEPMRAYTNAVGK; encoded by the coding sequence ATGAATTCACAACCAATCGTTAGTTTAATTCAAGCTCAGTCTTACGAGCGATCCTTATTACGCACTGCTATAGAAAATCTATTACAGCCTTGGGGAGGGCTAAGGGCTTTTATCAAGCCAGGCGATCGCGTGTTACTCAAACCGAATTTACTCACAGGTTCGCGCCCCGATAAAGAATGTACAACGCGTGCTGAGGTAGTTTACACCGTAGCACAGATGGTTATGGATCTTGGTGGTAAGCCATTTTTAGGCGATAGCCCTGCGTTTGGTAGTGCTAAAGGTGTGGCGATCGCCAACGGATATCAACCGTTAATTTCTGAACTGAATTTGCCAATTGTAGACTTTCACGGGCAACGCTATCAAACGGTCAGCGAAGAATTTAACCACTTGCTGCTGTGTAAAGAAGCAATCGAAGCGGATGTCGTCATTAATCTACCCAAGGTGAAATCACACAGCCAACTCACATTAACTCTCGGCGTGAAAAATCTCTTTGGCTGCGTACCAGGAAAGATGAAAGCCTGGTGGCACATGGAAGCTGGAAAAGATCTTAACCGCTTTGCGCAAATGCTTGTCGAAACAGCGCGGACAATTAACCCTGATTTAACGATTATTGATGGCATTATCGGTCATGAAGGCAATGGTCCAAGTGGTGGCGAACCGCGACAATTAGGCGTACTCGGTGCAGCGACAAACGTCTTTGCGCTCGATCGCGCGATCGTCGATATATTGCAAGTTCCACCCCAAAGCGTACCTACAATCGCGGCTCAAGCACGTTTAGGATTATGTGCAGATATAAGCGAAATTCACTTTCCGCTTTTACATACTACTGCGTTGCAGGTAGATGATTGGAAATTACCCGATGCGCTTGTGCCTATCGATTTTGGAATGCCGCGCATCATTCAATCTACGTTTAAACATCTCTATATCCGCTGGATTCAAGAACCAATGCGGGCTTATACCAATGCTGTGGGGAAATAA